Proteins found in one Orcinus orca chromosome 11, mOrcOrc1.1, whole genome shotgun sequence genomic segment:
- the LOC117197156 gene encoding uncharacterized protein LOC117197156 isoform X17, with product MPSRAAVQHPGSSPPPLACRAPCPGTGVMLWKALLLLSACFALAVTYPALLQEFITDLESTTVLESTTDPESTTGLDLTTGLQWTTGLELTTGLELTTGLELTTGPESTTGLDLTTGPESTTGLESTTDPESTTGLESTTDPESTTDPESTTGLESTTDLSDLTTHHDFTEDAQTTTDVYLENTQTFELPTNVGLNTLSSKEEATEVTEEPSTSTGSNEYNTVFFV from the exons ATGCCCAGCAGAGCTGCGGTCCAGCACCCTGGGTCCTCCCCACCTCCGCTAGCCTGCCGCGCTCCCTGCCCTGGCACCGGCGTCATGCTCTGGAAGGCCCTGCTCCTCCTCTCCGCCTGCTTTGCCCTGGCGGTGACTTACCCCGCACTGCTTCAGG AATTCATCACTGACTTAGAGTCAACCACTGTCCTGGAGTCAACCACTGACCCAGAGTCGACCACTGGCCTAGATTTGACTACTGGCCTACAGTGGACCACTGGCCTAGAGTTGACCACTGGCCTAGAGTTGACTACTGGCCTAGAGTTGACCACTGGC CCAGAGTCGACCACTGGCCTAGATTTGACCACTGGC CCAGAGTCGACCACTGGCCTAGAGTCGACCACTGACCCAGAGTCGACCACTGGCCTAGAGTCGACCACTGACCCAGAGTCGACCACTGACCCAGAGTCGACCACTGGCCTAGAGTCGACCACTGACCTGTCAGACTTGACCACGCACCATGACTTCACTGAAGATGCACAAACAACAACTGACGTGTATTTGGAGAACACACAGACTTTTG AATTGCCTACTAATGTGGGATTAAACACCCTGAGCTCTAAGGAAGAAGCCACTGAGGTCACAG AGGAGCCCAGCACCTCCACGGGAAGCAACGAGTACAACACAGTGTTTTTTG tttaG
- the LOC117197156 gene encoding uncharacterized protein LOC117197156 isoform X41: MPSRAAVQHPGSSPPPLACRAPCPGTGVMLWKALLLLSACFALAVTYPALLQEFITDLESTTVLESTTDPESTTGLDLTTGLQWTTGLELTTGPESTTGLESTTDLSDLTTHHDFTEDAQTTTDVYLENTQTFELPTNVGLNTLSSKEEATEVTEEPSTSTGSNEYNTVFFV, from the exons ATGCCCAGCAGAGCTGCGGTCCAGCACCCTGGGTCCTCCCCACCTCCGCTAGCCTGCCGCGCTCCCTGCCCTGGCACCGGCGTCATGCTCTGGAAGGCCCTGCTCCTCCTCTCCGCCTGCTTTGCCCTGGCGGTGACTTACCCCGCACTGCTTCAGG AATTCATCACTGACTTAGAGTCAACCACTGTCCTGGAGTCAACCACTGACCCAGAGTCGACCACTGGCCTAGATTTGACTACTGGCCTACAGTGGACCACTGGCCTAGAGTTGACCACTGGC CCAGAGTCGACCACTGGCCTAGAGTCGACCACTGACCTGTCAGACTTGACCACGCACCATGACTTCACTGAAGATGCACAAACAACAACTGACGTGTATTTGGAGAACACACAGACTTTTG AATTGCCTACTAATGTGGGATTAAACACCCTGAGCTCTAAGGAAGAAGCCACTGAGGTCACAG AGGAGCCCAGCACCTCCACGGGAAGCAACGAGTACAACACAGTGTTTTTTG tttaG
- the LOC117197156 gene encoding uncharacterized protein LOC117197156 isoform X28, which yields MPSRAAVQHPGSSPPPLACRAPCPGTGVMLWKALLLLSACFALAVTYPALLQEFITDLESTTVLESTTDPESTTGLDLTTGLQWTTGLELTTGLELTTGLELTTGPESTTGLESTTDPESTTGLESTTDPESTTDPESTTGLESTTDLSDLTTHHDFTEDAQTTTDVYLENTQTFELPTNVGLNTLSSKEEATEVTEEPSTSTGSNEYNTVFFV from the exons ATGCCCAGCAGAGCTGCGGTCCAGCACCCTGGGTCCTCCCCACCTCCGCTAGCCTGCCGCGCTCCCTGCCCTGGCACCGGCGTCATGCTCTGGAAGGCCCTGCTCCTCCTCTCCGCCTGCTTTGCCCTGGCGGTGACTTACCCCGCACTGCTTCAGG AATTCATCACTGACTTAGAGTCAACCACTGTCCTGGAGTCAACCACTGACCCAGAGTCGACCACTGGCCTAGATTTGACTACTGGCCTACAGTGGACCACTGGCCTAGAGTTGACCACTGGCCTAGAGTTGACTACTGGCCTAGAGTTGACCACTGGC CCAGAGTCGACCACTGGCCTAGAGTCGACCACTGACCCAGAGTCGACCACTGGCCTAGAGTCGACCACTGACCCAGAGTCGACCACTGACCCAGAGTCGACCACTGGCCTAGAGTCGACCACTGACCTGTCAGACTTGACCACGCACCATGACTTCACTGAAGATGCACAAACAACAACTGACGTGTATTTGGAGAACACACAGACTTTTG AATTGCCTACTAATGTGGGATTAAACACCCTGAGCTCTAAGGAAGAAGCCACTGAGGTCACAG AGGAGCCCAGCACCTCCACGGGAAGCAACGAGTACAACACAGTGTTTTTTG tttaG
- the LOC117197156 gene encoding integumentary mucin A.1-like isoform X31: MPSRAAVQHPGSSPPPLACRAPCPGTGVMLWKALLLLSACFALAVTYPALLQEFITDLESTTVLESTTDPESTTGLDLTTGLQWTTGLELTTGPESTTGPESTTGLESTTDPESTTGLESTTDPESTTDPESTTGLESTTDLSDLTTHHDFTEDAQTTTDVYLENTQTFELPTNVGLNTLSSKEEATEVTEEPSTSTGSNEYNTVFFV, translated from the exons ATGCCCAGCAGAGCTGCGGTCCAGCACCCTGGGTCCTCCCCACCTCCGCTAGCCTGCCGCGCTCCCTGCCCTGGCACCGGCGTCATGCTCTGGAAGGCCCTGCTCCTCCTCTCCGCCTGCTTTGCCCTGGCGGTGACTTACCCCGCACTGCTTCAGG AATTCATCACTGACTTAGAGTCAACCACTGTCCTGGAGTCAACCACTGACCCAGAGTCGACCACTGGCCTAGATTTGACTACTGGCCTACAGTGGACCACTGGCCTAGAGTTGACCACTGGC CCAGAGTCGACCACTGGC CCAGAGTCGACCACTGGCCTAGAGTCGACCACTGACCCAGAGTCGACCACTGGCCTAGAGTCGACCACTGACCCAGAGTCGACCACTGACCCAGAGTCGACCACTGGCCTAGAGTCGACCACTGACCTGTCAGACTTGACCACGCACCATGACTTCACTGAAGATGCACAAACAACAACTGACGTGTATTTGGAGAACACACAGACTTTTG AATTGCCTACTAATGTGGGATTAAACACCCTGAGCTCTAAGGAAGAAGCCACTGAGGTCACAG AGGAGCCCAGCACCTCCACGGGAAGCAACGAGTACAACACAGTGTTTTTTG tttaG
- the LOC117197156 gene encoding uncharacterized protein LOC117197156 isoform X38, whose product MPSRAAVQHPGSSPPPLACRAPCPGTGVMLWKALLLLSACFALAVTYPALLQEFITDLESTTVLESTTDPESTTGLDLTTGLQWTTGLELTTGLELTTGPESTTDPESTTGLESTTDLSDLTTHHDFTEDAQTTTDVYLENTQTFELPTNVGLNTLSSKEEATEVTEEPSTSTGSNEYNTVFFV is encoded by the exons ATGCCCAGCAGAGCTGCGGTCCAGCACCCTGGGTCCTCCCCACCTCCGCTAGCCTGCCGCGCTCCCTGCCCTGGCACCGGCGTCATGCTCTGGAAGGCCCTGCTCCTCCTCTCCGCCTGCTTTGCCCTGGCGGTGACTTACCCCGCACTGCTTCAGG AATTCATCACTGACTTAGAGTCAACCACTGTCCTGGAGTCAACCACTGACCCAGAGTCGACCACTGGCCTAGATTTGACTACTGGCCTACAGTGGACCACTGGCCTAGAGTTGACCACTGGCCTAGAGTTGACTACTGGC CCAGAGTCGACCACTGACCCAGAGTCGACCACTGGCCTAGAGTCGACCACTGACCTGTCAGACTTGACCACGCACCATGACTTCACTGAAGATGCACAAACAACAACTGACGTGTATTTGGAGAACACACAGACTTTTG AATTGCCTACTAATGTGGGATTAAACACCCTGAGCTCTAAGGAAGAAGCCACTGAGGTCACAG AGGAGCCCAGCACCTCCACGGGAAGCAACGAGTACAACACAGTGTTTTTTG tttaG
- the LOC117197156 gene encoding integumentary mucin A.1-like isoform X26: MPSRAAVQHPGSSPPPLACRAPCPGTGVMLWKALLLLSACFALAVTYPALLQEFITDLESTTVLESTTDPESTTGLDLTTGLQWTTGLELTTGLELTTGPESTIGPELTTDPESTTGLDLTTGPESTTGLESTTDPESTTGPESTTGLESTTDLSDLTTHHDFTEDAQTTTDVYLENTQTFELPTNVGLNTLSSKEEATEVTEEPSTSTGSNEYNTVFFV; encoded by the exons ATGCCCAGCAGAGCTGCGGTCCAGCACCCTGGGTCCTCCCCACCTCCGCTAGCCTGCCGCGCTCCCTGCCCTGGCACCGGCGTCATGCTCTGGAAGGCCCTGCTCCTCCTCTCCGCCTGCTTTGCCCTGGCGGTGACTTACCCCGCACTGCTTCAGG AATTCATCACTGACTTAGAGTCAACCACTGTCCTGGAGTCAACCACTGACCCAGAGTCGACCACTGGCCTAGATTTGACTACTGGCCTACAGTGGACCACTGGCCTAGAGTTGACCACTGGCCTAGAGTTGACTACTGGC CCAGAGTCGACCATTGGCCCAGAGTTGACCACTGACCCAGAGTCGACCACTGGCCTAGATTTGACCACTGGC CCAGAGTCGACCACTGGCCTAGAGTCGACCACTGACCCAGAGTCGACCACTGGC CCAGAGTCGACCACTGGCCTAGAGTCGACCACTGACCTGTCAGACTTGACCACGCACCATGACTTCACTGAAGATGCACAAACAACAACTGACGTGTATTTGGAGAACACACAGACTTTTG AATTGCCTACTAATGTGGGATTAAACACCCTGAGCTCTAAGGAAGAAGCCACTGAGGTCACAG AGGAGCCCAGCACCTCCACGGGAAGCAACGAGTACAACACAGTGTTTTTTG tttaG
- the LOC117197156 gene encoding integumentary mucin A.1-like isoform X32: MPSRAAVQHPGSSPPPLACRAPCPGTGVMLWKALLLLSACFALAVTYPALLQEFITDLESTTVLESTTDPESTTGLDLTTGLQWTTGLELTTGPESTTGLESTTDPESTTGLESTTDPESTTDPESTTGLESTTDLSDLTTHHDFTEDAQTTTDVYLENTQTFELPTNVGLNTLSSKEEATEVTEEPSTSTGSNEYNTVFFV; this comes from the exons ATGCCCAGCAGAGCTGCGGTCCAGCACCCTGGGTCCTCCCCACCTCCGCTAGCCTGCCGCGCTCCCTGCCCTGGCACCGGCGTCATGCTCTGGAAGGCCCTGCTCCTCCTCTCCGCCTGCTTTGCCCTGGCGGTGACTTACCCCGCACTGCTTCAGG AATTCATCACTGACTTAGAGTCAACCACTGTCCTGGAGTCAACCACTGACCCAGAGTCGACCACTGGCCTAGATTTGACTACTGGCCTACAGTGGACCACTGGCCTAGAGTTGACCACTGGC CCAGAGTCGACCACTGGCCTAGAGTCGACCACTGACCCAGAGTCGACCACTGGCCTAGAGTCGACCACTGACCCAGAGTCGACCACTGACCCAGAGTCGACCACTGGCCTAGAGTCGACCACTGACCTGTCAGACTTGACCACGCACCATGACTTCACTGAAGATGCACAAACAACAACTGACGTGTATTTGGAGAACACACAGACTTTTG AATTGCCTACTAATGTGGGATTAAACACCCTGAGCTCTAAGGAAGAAGCCACTGAGGTCACAG AGGAGCCCAGCACCTCCACGGGAAGCAACGAGTACAACACAGTGTTTTTTG tttaG
- the LOC117197156 gene encoding integumentary mucin A.1-like isoform X2, whose product MPSRAAVQHPGSSPPPLACRAPCPGTGVMLWKALLLLSACFALAVTYPALLQEFITDLESTTVLESTTDPESTTGLDLTTGLQWTTGLELTTGPESTIGPELTTDPESTTGLDLTTGLELTTGLESTTDPESTTGSESTTGPELTTGLESTADPESTTGLQWATGLESTTDPESTTGLESTTDPESTTGLESTTDPESTTDPESTTGLESTTDLSDLTTHHDFTEDAQTTTDVYLENTQTFELPTNVGLNTLSSKEEATEVTEEPSTSTGSNEYNTVFFV is encoded by the exons ATGCCCAGCAGAGCTGCGGTCCAGCACCCTGGGTCCTCCCCACCTCCGCTAGCCTGCCGCGCTCCCTGCCCTGGCACCGGCGTCATGCTCTGGAAGGCCCTGCTCCTCCTCTCCGCCTGCTTTGCCCTGGCGGTGACTTACCCCGCACTGCTTCAGG AATTCATCACTGACTTAGAGTCAACCACTGTCCTGGAGTCAACCACTGACCCAGAGTCGACCACTGGCCTAGATTTGACTACTGGCCTACAGTGGACCACTGGCCTAGAGTTGACCACTGGC CCAGAGTCGACCATTGGCCCAGAGTTGACCACTGACCCAGAGTCGACCACTGGCCTAGATTTGACCACTGGCCTAGAGTTGACCACTGGCCTAGAGTCAACCACTGACCCAGAGTCGACCACTGGCTCAGAGTCGACCACTGGC CCAGAATTGACCACTGGCTTAGAGTCGACTGCTGACCCAGAGTCGACCACTGGCCTACAGTGGGCCACTGGCTTAGAGTCAACCACTGACCCAGAGTCGACCACTGGCCTAGAGTCGACCACTGACCCAGAGTCGACCACTGGCCTAGAGTCGACCACTGACCCAGAGTCGACCACTGACCCAGAGTCGACCACTGGCCTAGAGTCGACCACTGACCTGTCAGACTTGACCACGCACCATGACTTCACTGAAGATGCACAAACAACAACTGACGTGTATTTGGAGAACACACAGACTTTTG AATTGCCTACTAATGTGGGATTAAACACCCTGAGCTCTAAGGAAGAAGCCACTGAGGTCACAG AGGAGCCCAGCACCTCCACGGGAAGCAACGAGTACAACACAGTGTTTTTTG tttaG
- the LOC117197156 gene encoding integumentary mucin A.1-like isoform X20, whose amino-acid sequence MPSRAAVQHPGSSPPPLACRAPCPGTGVMLWKALLLLSACFALAVTYPALLQEFITDLESTTVLESTTDPESTTGLDLTTGLQWTTGLELTTGLELTTGPESTIGPELTTDPESTTGLDLTTGLELTTGLESTTDPESTTGSESTTGPESTTGLESTTDLSDLTTHHDFTEDAQTTTDVYLENTQTFELPTNVGLNTLSSKEEATEVTEEPSTSTGSNEYNTVFFV is encoded by the exons ATGCCCAGCAGAGCTGCGGTCCAGCACCCTGGGTCCTCCCCACCTCCGCTAGCCTGCCGCGCTCCCTGCCCTGGCACCGGCGTCATGCTCTGGAAGGCCCTGCTCCTCCTCTCCGCCTGCTTTGCCCTGGCGGTGACTTACCCCGCACTGCTTCAGG AATTCATCACTGACTTAGAGTCAACCACTGTCCTGGAGTCAACCACTGACCCAGAGTCGACCACTGGCCTAGATTTGACTACTGGCCTACAGTGGACCACTGGCCTAGAGTTGACCACTGGCCTAGAGTTGACTACTGGC CCAGAGTCGACCATTGGCCCAGAGTTGACCACTGACCCAGAGTCGACCACTGGCCTAGATTTGACCACTGGCCTAGAGTTGACCACTGGCCTAGAGTCAACCACTGACCCAGAGTCGACCACTGGCTCAGAGTCGACCACTGGC CCAGAGTCGACCACTGGCCTAGAGTCGACCACTGACCTGTCAGACTTGACCACGCACCATGACTTCACTGAAGATGCACAAACAACAACTGACGTGTATTTGGAGAACACACAGACTTTTG AATTGCCTACTAATGTGGGATTAAACACCCTGAGCTCTAAGGAAGAAGCCACTGAGGTCACAG AGGAGCCCAGCACCTCCACGGGAAGCAACGAGTACAACACAGTGTTTTTTG tttaG
- the LOC117197156 gene encoding uncharacterized protein LOC117197156 isoform X36, with translation MPSRAAVQHPGSSPPPLACRAPCPGTGVMLWKALLLLSACFALAVTYPALLQEFITDLESTTVLESTTDPESTTGLDLTTGLQWTTGLELTTGLELTTGPESTTGLESTTDPESTTGPESTTGLESTTDLSDLTTHHDFTEDAQTTTDVYLENTQTFELPTNVGLNTLSSKEEATEVTEEPSTSTGSNEYNTVFFV, from the exons ATGCCCAGCAGAGCTGCGGTCCAGCACCCTGGGTCCTCCCCACCTCCGCTAGCCTGCCGCGCTCCCTGCCCTGGCACCGGCGTCATGCTCTGGAAGGCCCTGCTCCTCCTCTCCGCCTGCTTTGCCCTGGCGGTGACTTACCCCGCACTGCTTCAGG AATTCATCACTGACTTAGAGTCAACCACTGTCCTGGAGTCAACCACTGACCCAGAGTCGACCACTGGCCTAGATTTGACTACTGGCCTACAGTGGACCACTGGCCTAGAGTTGACCACTGGCCTAGAGTTGACTACTGGC CCAGAGTCGACCACTGGCCTAGAGTCGACCACTGACCCAGAGTCGACCACTGGC CCAGAGTCGACCACTGGCCTAGAGTCGACCACTGACCTGTCAGACTTGACCACGCACCATGACTTCACTGAAGATGCACAAACAACAACTGACGTGTATTTGGAGAACACACAGACTTTTG AATTGCCTACTAATGTGGGATTAAACACCCTGAGCTCTAAGGAAGAAGCCACTGAGGTCACAG AGGAGCCCAGCACCTCCACGGGAAGCAACGAGTACAACACAGTGTTTTTTG tttaG
- the LOC117197156 gene encoding integumentary mucin A.1-like isoform X9 yields the protein MPSRAAVQHPGSSPPPLACRAPCPGTGVMLWKALLLLSACFALAVTYPALLQEFITDLESTTVLESTTDPESTTGLDLTTGLQWTTGLELTTGPESTTGSESTTGPELTTGLESTADPESTTGLQWATGLESTTDPESTTGLESTTDPESTTGLESTTDPESTTDPESTTGLESTTDLSDLTTHHDFTEDAQTTTDVYLENTQTFELPTNVGLNTLSSKEEATEVTEEPSTSTGSNEYNTVFFV from the exons ATGCCCAGCAGAGCTGCGGTCCAGCACCCTGGGTCCTCCCCACCTCCGCTAGCCTGCCGCGCTCCCTGCCCTGGCACCGGCGTCATGCTCTGGAAGGCCCTGCTCCTCCTCTCCGCCTGCTTTGCCCTGGCGGTGACTTACCCCGCACTGCTTCAGG AATTCATCACTGACTTAGAGTCAACCACTGTCCTGGAGTCAACCACTGACCCAGAGTCGACCACTGGCCTAGATTTGACTACTGGCCTACAGTGGACCACTGGCCTAGAGTTGACCACTGGC CCAGAGTCGACCACTGGCTCAGAGTCGACCACTGGC CCAGAATTGACCACTGGCTTAGAGTCGACTGCTGACCCAGAGTCGACCACTGGCCTACAGTGGGCCACTGGCTTAGAGTCAACCACTGACCCAGAGTCGACCACTGGCCTAGAGTCGACCACTGACCCAGAGTCGACCACTGGCCTAGAGTCGACCACTGACCCAGAGTCGACCACTGACCCAGAGTCGACCACTGGCCTAGAGTCGACCACTGACCTGTCAGACTTGACCACGCACCATGACTTCACTGAAGATGCACAAACAACAACTGACGTGTATTTGGAGAACACACAGACTTTTG AATTGCCTACTAATGTGGGATTAAACACCCTGAGCTCTAAGGAAGAAGCCACTGAGGTCACAG AGGAGCCCAGCACCTCCACGGGAAGCAACGAGTACAACACAGTGTTTTTTG tttaG
- the LOC117197156 gene encoding mucin-22-like isoform X3 gives MPSRAAVQHPGSSPPPLACRAPCPGTGVMLWKALLLLSACFALAVTYPALLQEFITDLESTTVLESTTDPESTTGLDLTTGLQWTTGLELTTGLELTTGLELTTGPESTTGLDLTTGLELTTGLESTTDPESTTGSESTTGPELTTGLESTADPESTTGLQWATGLESTTDPESTTGLESTTDPESTTGLESTTDPESTTDPESTTGLESTTDLSDLTTHHDFTEDAQTTTDVYLENTQTFELPTNVGLNTLSSKEEATEVTEEPSTSTGSNEYNTVFFV, from the exons ATGCCCAGCAGAGCTGCGGTCCAGCACCCTGGGTCCTCCCCACCTCCGCTAGCCTGCCGCGCTCCCTGCCCTGGCACCGGCGTCATGCTCTGGAAGGCCCTGCTCCTCCTCTCCGCCTGCTTTGCCCTGGCGGTGACTTACCCCGCACTGCTTCAGG AATTCATCACTGACTTAGAGTCAACCACTGTCCTGGAGTCAACCACTGACCCAGAGTCGACCACTGGCCTAGATTTGACTACTGGCCTACAGTGGACCACTGGCCTAGAGTTGACCACTGGCCTAGAGTTGACTACTGGCCTAGAGTTGACCACTGGC CCAGAGTCGACCACTGGCCTAGATTTGACCACTGGCCTAGAGTTGACCACTGGCCTAGAGTCAACCACTGACCCAGAGTCGACCACTGGCTCAGAGTCGACCACTGGC CCAGAATTGACCACTGGCTTAGAGTCGACTGCTGACCCAGAGTCGACCACTGGCCTACAGTGGGCCACTGGCTTAGAGTCAACCACTGACCCAGAGTCGACCACTGGCCTAGAGTCGACCACTGACCCAGAGTCGACCACTGGCCTAGAGTCGACCACTGACCCAGAGTCGACCACTGACCCAGAGTCGACCACTGGCCTAGAGTCGACCACTGACCTGTCAGACTTGACCACGCACCATGACTTCACTGAAGATGCACAAACAACAACTGACGTGTATTTGGAGAACACACAGACTTTTG AATTGCCTACTAATGTGGGATTAAACACCCTGAGCTCTAAGGAAGAAGCCACTGAGGTCACAG AGGAGCCCAGCACCTCCACGGGAAGCAACGAGTACAACACAGTGTTTTTTG tttaG
- the LOC117197156 gene encoding uncharacterized protein LOC117197156 isoform X34, with translation MPSRAAVQHPGSSPPPLACRAPCPGTGVMLWKALLLLSACFALAVTYPALLQEFITDLESTTVLESTTDPESTTGLDLTTGLQWTTGLELTTGLELTTGLELTTGPESTTGLESTTDPESTTGPESTTGLESTTDLSDLTTHHDFTEDAQTTTDVYLENTQTFELPTNVGLNTLSSKEEATEVTEEPSTSTGSNEYNTVFFV, from the exons ATGCCCAGCAGAGCTGCGGTCCAGCACCCTGGGTCCTCCCCACCTCCGCTAGCCTGCCGCGCTCCCTGCCCTGGCACCGGCGTCATGCTCTGGAAGGCCCTGCTCCTCCTCTCCGCCTGCTTTGCCCTGGCGGTGACTTACCCCGCACTGCTTCAGG AATTCATCACTGACTTAGAGTCAACCACTGTCCTGGAGTCAACCACTGACCCAGAGTCGACCACTGGCCTAGATTTGACTACTGGCCTACAGTGGACCACTGGCCTAGAGTTGACCACTGGCCTAGAGTTGACTACTGGCCTAGAGTTGACCACTGGC CCAGAGTCGACCACTGGCCTAGAGTCGACCACTGACCCAGAGTCGACCACTGGC CCAGAGTCGACCACTGGCCTAGAGTCGACCACTGACCTGTCAGACTTGACCACGCACCATGACTTCACTGAAGATGCACAAACAACAACTGACGTGTATTTGGAGAACACACAGACTTTTG AATTGCCTACTAATGTGGGATTAAACACCCTGAGCTCTAAGGAAGAAGCCACTGAGGTCACAG AGGAGCCCAGCACCTCCACGGGAAGCAACGAGTACAACACAGTGTTTTTTG tttaG
- the LOC117197156 gene encoding uncharacterized protein LOC117197156 isoform X39, translating to MPSRAAVQHPGSSPPPLACRAPCPGTGVMLWKALLLLSACFALAVTYPALLQEFITDLESTTVLESTTDPESTTGLDLTTGLQWTTGLELTTGLELTTGPESTTGLESTTDLSDLTTHHDFTEDAQTTTDVYLENTQTFELPTNVGLNTLSSKEEATEVTEEPSTSTGSNEYNTVFFV from the exons ATGCCCAGCAGAGCTGCGGTCCAGCACCCTGGGTCCTCCCCACCTCCGCTAGCCTGCCGCGCTCCCTGCCCTGGCACCGGCGTCATGCTCTGGAAGGCCCTGCTCCTCCTCTCCGCCTGCTTTGCCCTGGCGGTGACTTACCCCGCACTGCTTCAGG AATTCATCACTGACTTAGAGTCAACCACTGTCCTGGAGTCAACCACTGACCCAGAGTCGACCACTGGCCTAGATTTGACTACTGGCCTACAGTGGACCACTGGCCTAGAGTTGACCACTGGCCTAGAGTTGACTACTGGC CCAGAGTCGACCACTGGCCTAGAGTCGACCACTGACCTGTCAGACTTGACCACGCACCATGACTTCACTGAAGATGCACAAACAACAACTGACGTGTATTTGGAGAACACACAGACTTTTG AATTGCCTACTAATGTGGGATTAAACACCCTGAGCTCTAAGGAAGAAGCCACTGAGGTCACAG AGGAGCCCAGCACCTCCACGGGAAGCAACGAGTACAACACAGTGTTTTTTG tttaG
- the LOC117197156 gene encoding integumentary mucin A.1-like isoform X11, whose protein sequence is MPSRAAVQHPGSSPPPLACRAPCPGTGVMLWKALLLLSACFALAVTYPALLQEFITDLESTTVLESTTDPESTTGLDLTTGLQWTTGLELTTGLELTTGPESTIGPELTTDPESTTGLDLTTGLELTTGLESTTDPESTTGSESTTGPESTTGLESTTDPESTTDPESTTGLESTTDLSDLTTHHDFTEDAQTTTDVYLENTQTFELPTNVGLNTLSSKEEATEVTEEPSTSTGSNEYNTVFFV, encoded by the exons ATGCCCAGCAGAGCTGCGGTCCAGCACCCTGGGTCCTCCCCACCTCCGCTAGCCTGCCGCGCTCCCTGCCCTGGCACCGGCGTCATGCTCTGGAAGGCCCTGCTCCTCCTCTCCGCCTGCTTTGCCCTGGCGGTGACTTACCCCGCACTGCTTCAGG AATTCATCACTGACTTAGAGTCAACCACTGTCCTGGAGTCAACCACTGACCCAGAGTCGACCACTGGCCTAGATTTGACTACTGGCCTACAGTGGACCACTGGCCTAGAGTTGACCACTGGCCTAGAGTTGACTACTGGC CCAGAGTCGACCATTGGCCCAGAGTTGACCACTGACCCAGAGTCGACCACTGGCCTAGATTTGACCACTGGCCTAGAGTTGACCACTGGCCTAGAGTCAACCACTGACCCAGAGTCGACCACTGGCTCAGAGTCGACCACTGGC CCAGAGTCGACCACTGGCCTAGAGTCGACCACTGACCCAGAGTCGACCACTGACCCAGAGTCGACCACTGGCCTAGAGTCGACCACTGACCTGTCAGACTTGACCACGCACCATGACTTCACTGAAGATGCACAAACAACAACTGACGTGTATTTGGAGAACACACAGACTTTTG AATTGCCTACTAATGTGGGATTAAACACCCTGAGCTCTAAGGAAGAAGCCACTGAGGTCACAG AGGAGCCCAGCACCTCCACGGGAAGCAACGAGTACAACACAGTGTTTTTTG tttaG